One genomic segment of Odocoileus virginianus isolate 20LAN1187 ecotype Illinois chromosome 33, Ovbor_1.2, whole genome shotgun sequence includes these proteins:
- the LOC110145148 gene encoding putative olfactory receptor 1F12P → METGNHTSASQFILLGLSSQPERQELIFGLFLLMYLVGVAGNLLIILAIGSNSRLHTPMYFFLSSLSLVDVCFISATVPKMLANIQTQNRPISYGDCLTQIYFCILLANMDNFLLTATAYDRCVAIRQPLHYSTMMSLPACALMLVSAWLVVNLHSLLHTLLMARLDFCASNVIPYFFCDLVPLLQLSCSNTLPDQLMILLVGGLTVLIPFLSILVSYAHIVSAVLRAPSARGKQKAFSTCGSQLAVVMLFYGTITGVYLSPSPSHSADKDSLASVMYMVVTPTLNPFIYCLRNEDMKGALWKLVSVKAAFHGL, encoded by the coding sequence ATGGAGACGGGAAACCACACAAGCGCCTCCCAGTTCATCCTCCTTGGTCTCTCCAGCCAGCCTGAGAGGCAGGAGCTGATCTTCGGGCTCTTCCTTCTCATGTACCTGGTTGGGGTGGCCGggaacctgctcatcatcctggctATTGGCTCGAACTCCCGCCTCCACACGcccatgtacttctttctcagCAGCCTCTCCCTGGTGGATGTCTGCTTCATCTCCGCCACAGTCCCCAAGATGCTTGCGAACATCCAGACACAGAACCGGCCCATTTCCTATGGCGACTGCCTAACCCAGATCTACTTCTGCATCTTGCTTGCAAACATGGACAACTTCCTCCTGACGGCCACGGCTTATGACCGCTGCGTGGCGATACGCCAGCCCCTGCACTACTCCACAATGATGAGTCTGCCAGCCTGTGCCCTGATGCTCGTGAGCGCCTGGCTCGTTGTCAACCTCCACTCCCTGCTGCACACCCTCCTCATGGCCCGGCTGGACTTCTGTGCCAGCAACGTCATCCCTTACTTCTTCTGTGACCTTGTTCCCCTGCTCCAGCTCTCCTGCTCCAACACCCTGCCCGATCAACTCATGATTCTGCTAGTGGGGGGCCTGACCGTCCTCATCCCCTTCCTCAGCATCCTCGTCTCCTACGCGCACATTGTGTCTGCTGTGCTCAGGGCCCCATCTGCCCGGGGAAAACAGAAGGCCTTCTCTACCTGTGGCTCCCAGCTTGCTGTGGTCATGCTCTTCTATGGGACCATCACAGGGGTCTACCTGAGTCCCTCACCCTCCCACTCAGCTGACAAGGATTCACTGGCTTCAGTCATGTACATGGTGGTCACCCCCACGCTGAATCCCTTTATCTACTGCCTGAGGAACGAGGACATGAAGGGAGCTCTGTGGAAACTGGTCAGTGTaaaggctgcattccatgggctATGA